Below is a window of Bradyrhizobium sp. SZCCHNS1050 DNA.
CTCGATCTTGGACATGGGCGTGATCTGGTTCATGCTGAGACCTCCGACGAGATCTGGGCTTCGGCGAGATTGCGCAGCGCTTCGCCGTCGTGACGGCGCGCGAACGACAGGAAGGTCTCCTCGGGCGAGGCGCGATGGGCGAGATAGGCCTTGAGCAGCTTCTCGACGGTTACAGGCGCATCCGCCGCCTTGAGGTCACGATAGACCTCGCGGCCGATGTCGGCCTGCGGGCCGAAGCCGCCGCCGGCGAACAGATGATAGCCTTCGACCGTTTCATCGCCGTCACCAACCGGCACCTTTGCCGCGATCATGCCGATGTCGCTGATGTAGTGCTGGGCGCAGGAGTGATGACAGCCGGTGAGATGGATGTTCAGCGGCGTGTCGACGTCCACCCTGCTCTCGCACCAGTCGCCGATCTCGGCCGCATGTTTCTTCGTGTTGGATGCTGCGAACTTGCAGCCGGCGTTGCCGGTGCAGGCGATCAGTCCGGCGCGGACGTAGGAGGCCTTGACCGACAGTCCGATCTGCTCGACTGCGGCGCAGGCCAGCGCGACCTTGTCGTCGGGAACGCCCGATAACAGCAGGTTCTGCCAGACCGTGAGCCGGATCTCGCCGTCGCCGAGATCGGCTGCGATCTTCGCGAGCGCACGCATCTGATCCGTGGTCAGCTTGCCCAGCGGCAGCACGACGCCGATCCAGTTCAGCCCCTGCTGCTTCTGCTTGTGCACGCCGATATGGGCCATCCGGTCCGAATCGGGACGCGGATTGAGCGCCTCGTCCGGCACGCGCGTGAGCTTGCGGCCGAGCCTGGCCTCGACGGCTTCCATGAACTTGTCGTGGCCCATGCTGTCGAGCACATATTTGAGCCGCGCCTTGAGGCGATTGGTGCGATCTCCGGTCTCGATGAACAGCCGCACGACGGCGTCGGCCACCTCGGTCGCCCGCTCCGGCTCGACGATGATCCCGGTCGGCTTGGCGAAATCCTTGTGGCCGGTGATGCCGCCGAGGCCGAGCTTGAACCACACGCCCGGCGCAACGCCGAATCCGTCCTTCACCTCAACCGCCGAGAACGCGATGTCGTTGGTGTCCTCCAGCGCCGCGATCCGACCGGCGCCGTCGAAGGCGACATTGAACTTGCGCGGCAGGCCGTACAGCGAGCGGTCGTTGAGGATGTGGAAGTGCCACTCGCGGGCATAGGGCCGCGTGTCCAGCAGCTCCTGCGGATCGATGCCGGCGGTCGGCGTTCCCGTCACGTTGCGGATGTTGTCGGCGCCGGAGCCGCGCGCCGTCAGGCCGAGATCCGACAGACCTTCCAGCAGCATCACGGCATGCTTGGGCGGGATCTCGCGTAGCTGCAAATTGGCGCGCGTCGTGACGTGGCTATAGGGACCGCAGAGCCGGTCGGCGAGGTCGGCAAGCCCCGCGAGCTGCCAATGCTTCATCACGCCGTTGGGAATGCGCAGGCGGCACATGTAGGAGTCCTGCGCCGGCGCGACATGGAACAGGCCGTAATAGCGCCAGCGGAAATTGTCCGCCGCGGACGGCGCAGCATTGCTGCGGGCCTGCTCCTTCAGCCGCTCATAGGCATCGAACGGGTGCAGCTCGCGCTTGACCTTCTCCTGGTCGGCGAGCTTGCGCCCGGATGCGATGACCTTGTCCTGCGCCTTGATGTGAATGGCGTCGGGCCCGGTCGGCTCGGCAGCCGTCGTCGCAGCAGCCTGCCCGCGGCCGGGGAGCGTGACCTTGAGGCCGGCGGCGAACCCCTCGAGGTAGCGCTTCTGCTCGTCGTTGAAGTCGACTGACAAGGGTTCGATTTTCATGATGGCGGACGAAGCTCCAGCGGCCAGGACGAATGGCGTTTGCGGATGGGACGAGGATCGCGTCGTCGAACGGCCGATGGGGCGCGGTTCAAATGAGCGATCCGACCAGCTTCGTTGCTGCGGAAATCCGATAATGGACTGCAGTCAGCGGCATCTGTGGCGGCTGACTGCACTGCAATATTCAAATTGCGTGCCAGCCGGGACAAGCAGGAAATGTAAGAGAATTCAGAGGGCTGCTCGAATCGGCGAACCCGCGCTGGCAGGCTCAAGCCCTCAAATGCGGGCACTTCGCCCAAAACTTGATCGGCGGAGCGAGTTGCCCAAATTGAGTACTGAGTGGAAGACTCAGGCCGTCCAGCGGCCGATCTTGAAGGCCTTGAGGTGGCCGATCACGTCGTCCGCCGCGAAAGGCGGACCGGCGAAGGCGCCGATGGCGCCATCCGTGCCGACCGCGGCCGTGCCCATCGCCGCGTCGTAGATGTCCGGCCGGAACACGCCCATGGCGGTGCCCAGGGCTTCAGTGCTGAGGGGAGTCTGGCCCCACCGCACCATCTGGGCATAGAGCCAGGCCGCCTGGATC
It encodes the following:
- a CDS encoding NirA family protein yields the protein MKIEPLSVDFNDEQKRYLEGFAAGLKVTLPGRGQAAATTAAEPTGPDAIHIKAQDKVIASGRKLADQEKVKRELHPFDAYERLKEQARSNAAPSAADNFRWRYYGLFHVAPAQDSYMCRLRIPNGVMKHWQLAGLADLADRLCGPYSHVTTRANLQLREIPPKHAVMLLEGLSDLGLTARGSGADNIRNVTGTPTAGIDPQELLDTRPYAREWHFHILNDRSLYGLPRKFNVAFDGAGRIAALEDTNDIAFSAVEVKDGFGVAPGVWFKLGLGGITGHKDFAKPTGIIVEPERATEVADAVVRLFIETGDRTNRLKARLKYVLDSMGHDKFMEAVEARLGRKLTRVPDEALNPRPDSDRMAHIGVHKQKQQGLNWIGVVLPLGKLTTDQMRALAKIAADLGDGEIRLTVWQNLLLSGVPDDKVALACAAVEQIGLSVKASYVRAGLIACTGNAGCKFAASNTKKHAAEIGDWCESRVDVDTPLNIHLTGCHHSCAQHYISDIGMIAAKVPVGDGDETVEGYHLFAGGGFGPQADIGREVYRDLKAADAPVTVEKLLKAYLAHRASPEETFLSFARRHDGEALRNLAEAQISSEVSA